Proteins encoded together in one Roseibacterium elongatum DSM 19469 window:
- a CDS encoding DUF6778 family protein yields the protein MRSFPALALGAAMVLTGCVTTTGDVTRNAGLDLGPVIEVPTQNWGFAQLVVSVPDSLSVSEAHAIKPRADIVWREDAPGNRRAQVQALMQAALEPALAPMQGDIPVLIRLEVTRFHALTERARYTIGGEHEIEFIVTIANAETGQILSGPRAVDLTFRAYGGQQAVNAEAQGITQRVRITERLQQWVQAEFPQTMLGAIGS from the coding sequence ATGCGCAGTTTTCCCGCCCTTGCCCTTGGTGCCGCGATGGTGCTGACGGGCTGTGTGACCACGACCGGCGACGTGACGCGAAACGCCGGCCTCGACCTTGGTCCGGTGATCGAGGTGCCGACCCAGAACTGGGGCTTTGCCCAACTGGTTGTCTCGGTTCCCGACAGCCTGAGCGTGTCCGAGGCGCATGCGATCAAGCCGCGCGCCGATATCGTCTGGCGCGAGGATGCGCCCGGCAACCGCCGCGCGCAGGTGCAGGCCTTGATGCAGGCCGCGCTCGAGCCCGCCCTTGCCCCGATGCAGGGCGATATCCCGGTCTTGATCCGTCTGGAGGTGACGCGGTTCCACGCGCTGACCGAGCGGGCGCGCTACACGATCGGCGGCGAGCATGAGATCGAGTTCATCGTGACCATCGCGAATGCCGAAACCGGCCAGATTCTCTCGGGCCCGCGCGCGGTCGACCTGACCTTCCGCGCCTATGGCGGCCAGCAGGCCGTCAATGCCGAGGCGCAGGGCATCACCCAGCGGGTCCGCATCACCGAGCGGCTGCAACAATGGGTGCAGGCCGAGTTCCCGCAAACGATGCTGGGCGCGATCGGCAGCTGA
- a CDS encoding M24 family metallopeptidase — protein sequence MPNFPPEEFDTRRSRACAALRVADLDAIVLFAPESQYWLTGYDTFGFAMFQAMVLDADGGIDLLTRLPDLRQAQNTSILSTECIHVWPEVEGADPARDLAALLTRRGLAGRRIGVETRTAGLTHHAGQRLDAALPGLIEASDLIPALRRVKSPAELACIRRAASLSDAALDAALATTGPGAFEGEIHAAMQGAILSAGGEPAANETIIGSGANALLCRSFAGRRVLDDTDQLTLEWSGSWMRYHAAMMRTLVIGTPNAAQRRMHAAAVEALEACEAALVPGRPMADVFEAHARVFDAHGLHAARLQACGYHMGIAYAPIWVEFPMFHAGNPLLLEAGNAVFLHMILMDSASGLAVTLGHSLILGATGPERLSRHDTALIQL from the coding sequence ATGCCCAATTTCCCCCCAGAGGAGTTCGACACGCGCCGCAGCCGCGCCTGCGCGGCCCTGCGCGTGGCAGATCTGGATGCGATCGTGCTCTTTGCGCCCGAAAGCCAGTATTGGCTGACCGGTTATGACACGTTCGGCTTTGCGATGTTCCAGGCCATGGTGCTGGATGCAGATGGCGGCATTGACCTGCTGACCCGCCTGCCCGATCTGCGACAGGCACAGAACACCTCGATCCTGTCGACCGAGTGCATTCACGTTTGGCCCGAGGTCGAGGGCGCGGACCCCGCGCGCGATCTGGCCGCGCTGCTGACCCGGCGCGGGCTGGCGGGCAGGCGCATCGGGGTCGAGACGCGCACCGCCGGGCTGACCCATCACGCGGGGCAACGGCTGGACGCCGCCCTGCCCGGCCTGATCGAGGCCAGCGACCTGATCCCGGCGCTGCGGCGCGTGAAATCCCCGGCTGAGCTGGCCTGCATCCGCCGCGCCGCCAGCCTGTCGGATGCCGCACTGGACGCCGCGTTGGCCACGACCGGCCCCGGTGCCTTCGAGGGGGAGATCCACGCCGCCATGCAGGGGGCGATCCTGTCGGCGGGGGGCGAGCCCGCGGCCAACGAGACAATCATCGGATCGGGCGCCAACGCCTTGCTGTGCCGGTCGTTTGCCGGGCGGCGTGTGCTGGACGACACCGACCAGCTGACACTGGAATGGTCAGGCTCGTGGATGCGCTATCACGCGGCGATGATGCGCACCCTGGTGATCGGCACACCCAACGCAGCGCAGCGGCGGATGCATGCGGCGGCGGTCGAGGCGCTGGAGGCCTGCGAAGCCGCCCTGGTTCCCGGCCGGCCGATGGCCGATGTGTTCGAGGCCCATGCCCGGGTGTTCGACGCGCATGGACTGCACGCGGCACGCCTTCAGGCCTGCGGCTACCATATGGGCATTGCCTATGCCCCGATCTGGGTGGAATTCCCCATGTTCCATGCGGGCAACCCCCTGCTGCTGGAGGCCGGGAACGCCGTGTTTCTGCACATGATCCTGATGGACAGCGCGTCGGGCCTGGCCGTGACACTGGGGCATTCCCTGATCCTGGGCGCCACCGGTCCCGAGCGGCTGTCGCGCCATGACACCGCGTTGATCCAGCTGTGA
- a CDS encoding M48 family metallopeptidase, with product MLKLTPILLAILYALAMYQFSAWRTRRELDAKSTELADARLKALTDRMAEAVGVDRIPVNIYEVPVVNGLAAPDGRIFLTRGFYDRYRSGEVSAEELASVIAHEMGHVALGHSRRRMIDFSGQNAVRVVLAGVLGRLIPGVGVWVANAIASLLAARLSRQDEYEADAYASALLTKSGIGTAPQKALFEKLEHLTGMAGRGTPAWLMSHPRTEDRIAAIEAMEARWRSELPSE from the coding sequence ATGTTGAAGCTGACACCGATCCTTCTAGCCATCCTTTACGCGCTGGCGATGTACCAGTTCTCGGCCTGGCGCACGCGCCGCGAGTTGGATGCCAAATCGACCGAACTGGCCGATGCGCGGCTCAAGGCGTTGACCGACCGCATGGCCGAGGCGGTGGGCGTCGATCGCATCCCCGTCAACATCTACGAGGTGCCCGTCGTGAACGGGCTGGCCGCGCCCGACGGGCGGATTTTCCTGACCCGCGGGTTCTACGACCGATATCGCAGCGGCGAGGTCAGCGCCGAGGAACTGGCCAGTGTCATCGCCCACGAGATGGGGCATGTGGCTCTGGGGCATTCGCGGCGGCGGATGATCGACTTTTCCGGCCAGAACGCGGTGCGCGTGGTGCTGGCCGGCGTGCTGGGCCGCCTGATCCCCGGCGTCGGTGTCTGGGTGGCCAATGCCATCGCCTCGCTTCTGGCCGCGCGCCTCAGCCGTCAGGACGAGTACGAGGCGGATGCCTATGCCTCGGCGCTGCTGACCAAATCCGGCATTGGCACGGCCCCGCAGAAAGCGCTGTTCGAAAAGCTCGAACACCTGACGGGCATGGCCGGGCGCGGCACGCCCGCCTGGCTGATGAGCCACCCCAGGACCGAGGATCGCATCGCCGCCATCGAGGCGATGGAGGCCCGCTGGCGCAGCGAATTGCCGAGCGAGTGA
- a CDS encoding RSP_2647 family RNA methyltransferase, with the protein MTAPLFPVLRLKPKADARRIRHGHPWAWSDDLVLDRRARKLAPGALAILEDAERQPLGVGVATIEARIGLRLLDRDPAARIDADWLRARLAGALDLRARLYDAPYYRLVHAEGDGLPGLIVDRFGDTLVLQPNAIWLEDRLQDLVSILSDLTGAATLIKNGTARARAAEGLPDETQVLAGHAPDGPIPVPMTGATYAADVMGGQKTGLFYDQRPNHAFAASLARGARVLDVFSHVGGFALACLAQGAESAVAVDASDAALALAGQGAALSGVAERFSTRLGDAFDVMAALQAEGAQFDLVICDPPAFAPSKQALQQGLRAYERVARLAADLVAPGGTLILCSCSHAADLSKFRMACLRGIGRAGRDPRLIYTGFAGPDHPQHPSLTETGYLKALAFRLMP; encoded by the coding sequence ATGACTGCGCCCCTTTTTCCCGTTCTGCGCCTGAAACCCAAGGCCGACGCCCGCCGCATCCGCCATGGTCATCCCTGGGCCTGGTCCGACGACCTGGTGCTCGACCGCCGTGCGCGCAAACTCGCGCCGGGGGCGCTCGCCATCCTCGAAGACGCCGAGCGCCAGCCTCTGGGCGTCGGCGTCGCGACGATCGAGGCGCGCATCGGCCTGCGCCTGCTCGACCGCGACCCGGCCGCCCGCATCGACGCAGACTGGCTGCGCGCCCGGCTGGCCGGCGCGCTGGACCTGCGTGCGCGCCTGTATGATGCGCCCTATTACCGCCTGGTCCATGCCGAGGGGGACGGCCTGCCCGGCCTGATCGTGGATCGTTTCGGCGACACGCTGGTGCTGCAGCCCAACGCCATCTGGCTGGAGGATCGCCTGCAGGATCTCGTGTCGATCCTGTCGGATCTGACCGGGGCGGCGACCCTCATCAAGAACGGCACCGCCCGCGCCCGCGCGGCCGAGGGGCTGCCCGACGAGACGCAGGTCCTGGCAGGCCACGCGCCCGATGGCCCGATCCCGGTGCCGATGACCGGCGCGACCTATGCCGCCGATGTCATGGGCGGGCAGAAGACGGGGCTGTTCTACGATCAGCGGCCGAACCACGCCTTTGCCGCGTCGCTTGCACGGGGCGCGCGGGTGCTGGACGTGTTTTCCCATGTGGGCGGCTTCGCCCTCGCCTGCCTCGCGCAAGGGGCCGAGAGCGCTGTCGCGGTCGATGCCTCGGACGCGGCGCTGGCTCTGGCGGGGCAGGGGGCGGCGCTGTCGGGGGTGGCAGAGCGGTTCTCGACCCGGCTGGGCGATGCCTTCGACGTGATGGCCGCGCTGCAGGCCGAGGGCGCGCAGTTCGACCTCGTGATCTGCGACCCGCCCGCCTTTGCGCCGTCGAAACAGGCGCTGCAACAAGGGTTGCGCGCCTATGAGCGGGTGGCGCGCCTGGCCGCCGACCTGGTGGCGCCGGGGGGCACGTTGATCCTGTGTTCCTGCTCGCACGCGGCCGATCTGTCCAAGTTCCGCATGGCCTGTCTGCGGGGCATCGGGCGGGCGGGGCGTGACCCGCGGCTGATCTACACGGGCTTTGCCGGGCCCGACCACCCGCAGCATCCCAGCCTGACCGAGACCGGCTATCTCAAGGCGCTGGCCTTCCGGCTGATGCCATGA
- a CDS encoding FAD-dependent oxidoreductase, whose protein sequence is MLIGQEVTVLGGGIGGLAVSLALAQRGAQVTVLEQAPEITEVGAGIQISPNGWVVLDALGVAEAVAEQAPRSRAVRLRDFRRGAEVFSMPLRDAAKPWHFVHRADLVEVLARAAQAAGVTLRLNTRVTAATPEGPGARITLADGREEVHSLAIAADGLHSPARKALNPRTRPFFTGQVAWRATIAQDGSLAPEAHVFMGPGRHLVRYPLRQGRLINIVAVEERDAWAAEGWHHTDDPVNLRRAFSDFCPEVTDLLARAEQVNLWGLFRHPVAVTWHGGGLVLLGDAAHPTLPFLAQGANMALEDAWTLARCLSEDTDIETALTRYQALRRDRTARIVEAATDNAANYHLRPGPLRFAAHSALRLAARAAPHAVTRRFAWVHDHDVTA, encoded by the coding sequence ATGCTGATCGGGCAAGAGGTGACGGTTCTGGGCGGTGGCATCGGCGGGTTGGCGGTCAGCCTCGCCCTGGCGCAGCGGGGCGCGCAGGTCACCGTGCTGGAACAGGCCCCCGAGATCACCGAGGTCGGGGCCGGCATCCAGATCAGCCCCAACGGCTGGGTCGTGCTTGACGCGCTCGGGGTGGCCGAGGCCGTGGCCGAGCAGGCGCCGCGGTCGCGTGCCGTGCGCCTGCGCGACTTTCGACGCGGGGCCGAGGTGTTCTCGATGCCGTTGCGTGACGCCGCCAAGCCGTGGCATTTCGTGCATCGCGCCGATCTGGTCGAGGTGCTGGCAAGGGCCGCGCAAGCCGCCGGTGTCACCCTGCGGCTGAACACCCGCGTCACCGCCGCCACACCCGAAGGGCCGGGCGCGCGGATCACGTTGGCGGACGGCCGCGAGGAGGTCCACAGCCTTGCCATCGCCGCCGACGGGTTGCATTCACCCGCGCGCAAGGCTCTCAACCCGCGCACGCGGCCGTTTTTCACCGGGCAGGTCGCGTGGCGGGCCACCATTGCGCAGGATGGCAGCCTTGCGCCCGAGGCGCATGTCTTCATGGGGCCGGGCCGTCATCTGGTGCGCTACCCACTGCGCCAGGGCCGGCTGATCAACATCGTCGCCGTCGAGGAACGCGATGCCTGGGCCGCCGAGGGGTGGCACCACACCGATGATCCCGTCAACCTGCGTCGTGCCTTTTCCGATTTCTGCCCCGAGGTGACCGACCTCCTGGCACGGGCCGAGCAGGTGAACCTCTGGGGCCTGTTCCGGCATCCGGTGGCGGTCACCTGGCATGGTGGCGGCCTGGTCTTGCTGGGCGATGCGGCCCATCCGACGCTGCCGTTTCTTGCACAGGGCGCGAACATGGCGCTGGAAGATGCCTGGACCCTGGCGCGCTGCCTGTCCGAAGACACCGATATCGAGACGGCGCTGACCCGCTATCAGGCGCTGCGCCGCGACCGGACCGCCCGGATCGTCGAGGCGGCGACCGACAACGCCGCCAATTATCACCTGCGTCCCGGCCCGCTGCGCTTTGCCGCCCACAGCGCCTTGCGTCTCGCCGCCCGTGCCGCGCCCCATGCGGTGACCCGGCGCTTTGCCTGGGTCCACGATCACGATGTGACTGCCTGA
- a CDS encoding proteasome-type protease has translation MTYCVGLKLDRGLVCMSDTRTNAGVDNISVFRKMFIWETPGERSITLMTAGNLATTQAVVSLLNERAKPAEDRGAPSILEAASMFQVAKLVGATLREVIADQSGIEGPQADSPFSATLILAGQVRGGEPRLFLIYPEGNFVEAADDTPFFQIGETKYGKPILVRAFDPRMGFEEAVKLLMLSFDSTLKANLSVGLPLDLHIYPADGFQTGLVRRIERDDAFFDSLSSGWGEALRKAFGQLPDYDLS, from the coding sequence ATGACCTATTGCGTGGGGCTCAAGCTCGACCGGGGATTGGTCTGCATGTCCGACACCCGCACCAATGCGGGCGTGGACAATATCAGCGTGTTCCGAAAGATGTTCATTTGGGAGACGCCGGGCGAACGCTCGATCACGCTGATGACGGCGGGCAACCTGGCCACCACGCAGGCGGTGGTCAGCCTGCTGAACGAGCGCGCCAAACCCGCCGAGGACCGCGGCGCACCCTCGATCCTCGAGGCCGCGTCGATGTTCCAGGTGGCCAAGCTGGTCGGCGCGACCCTGCGCGAGGTGATCGCCGATCAGTCGGGCATCGAGGGGCCACAGGCCGACAGCCCGTTTTCCGCGACCCTGATCCTGGCCGGTCAGGTGCGCGGCGGCGAGCCGCGGCTGTTCCTGATCTACCCCGAGGGCAATTTCGTCGAAGCCGCCGATGACACGCCGTTCTTCCAGATCGGTGAAACGAAATACGGCAAACCCATCCTGGTGCGTGCCTTCGACCCGCGGATGGGCTTTGAGGAGGCGGTGAAGCTCTTGATGCTCAGCTTCGATTCGACGCTGAAGGCGAACCTGTCGGTCGGCCTGCCGCTGGATCTGCACATCTATCCCGCCGACGGCTTTCAAACCGGTCTTGTGCGTCGGATCGAACGCGACGATGCGTTTTTCGACAGCCTGTCCTCGGGCTGGGGCGAGGCGCTGCGCAAGGCCTTCGGACAGTTGCCGGATTACGACCTGAGCTAG
- a CDS encoding RSP_2648 family PIN domain-containing protein, with protein MSAPAYVLDACVLYPTVLRQILLGCARRGLFTPLVSPRLLEEWTRTALKQGGPADELLARGEIARLRAAFPQAEIRHAPEDEAPLWLPDPGDIHVLATARAGGAAAIVTLNMRDFPTRELEVFDLIALHPDTMLLNALEAQGDIVRAAVHDTHAEAERLAEEDLPLRALLKRARLPRLAKALARP; from the coding sequence ATGAGCGCGCCGGCCTACGTGCTGGATGCCTGCGTCCTTTACCCCACCGTGTTGCGGCAGATCCTGCTCGGCTGTGCGCGGCGCGGCCTGTTCACGCCTCTGGTGTCGCCGCGCCTGCTCGAGGAATGGACGCGAACCGCGCTGAAACAGGGCGGGCCTGCGGACGAATTGCTGGCGCGGGGCGAGATCGCCCGCCTGCGCGCGGCGTTCCCCCAGGCCGAGATCCGGCACGCGCCCGAAGACGAAGCCCCCCTCTGGCTGCCCGATCCCGGCGATATCCACGTTCTGGCCACGGCCCGCGCCGGCGGGGCCGCCGCCATCGTGACGCTGAACATGCGCGATTTTCCGACGCGCGAGTTGGAGGTGTTCGACCTGATCGCCCTGCATCCCGATACGATGCTGCTGAATGCCTTGGAGGCCCAAGGTGACATCGTGCGCGCGGCGGTCCACGACACCCATGCCGAGGCCGAGCGTCTGGCCGAGGAAGATTTGCCCCTGCGTGCCTTGCTGAAACGCGCCCGCCTGCCGCGCCTGGCCAAGGCCCTGGCGCGCCCCTGA
- a CDS encoding GNAT family N-acetyltransferase, which produces MTDAIDIRPLVAEDRAAWDPLWRAYLAFYETERAATVFDTTFARYIDPGHDDMRAWLAWRGPAAVGLVHAIVHAHGWQVAPVTYLQDLYVTPETRGTGLGRRLIETVYADADANGRASVYWMTNMGNATARRLYDRIGLATDFMKYTRR; this is translated from the coding sequence GTGACAGACGCCATCGACATCCGGCCGCTTGTGGCAGAGGACCGCGCGGCCTGGGACCCGCTTTGGCGGGCCTATCTCGCGTTTTATGAAACGGAGCGTGCCGCGACGGTCTTTGACACGACTTTTGCCCGTTACATCGACCCCGGCCACGACGACATGCGGGCGTGGCTGGCATGGCGGGGTCCGGCGGCGGTCGGTCTGGTCCATGCCATCGTGCATGCCCATGGCTGGCAGGTGGCGCCGGTGACCTACCTGCAGGACCTGTACGTGACCCCCGAGACCCGCGGCACCGGGCTGGGCCGCCGGTTGATCGAAACCGTCTATGCCGACGCGGATGCCAATGGCCGCGCCTCGGTCTACTGGATGACGAACATGGGCAACGCCACGGCCCGTCGCCTCTACGACCGGATCGGCTTGGCGACCGATTTCATGAAATACACGCGGAGGTGA
- a CDS encoding DedA family protein, with protein sequence MTEDILALVPVYGLVVLAVGTFLSCLALPVPSSLLMLSAGGFAVSGDLVLWQAAAAALTGAILGDQLGYQIGRAGGRYAARASRSPRRAHLMEKARRQIIDNGGWAVFFSRWLVSPLGPYVNFAAGAAGLRWLRFTRASVAGEIVWVSVYVGLGALFADDIVALGQLLGDVTGLLAALAALAVLGLWLRAALRQRDKLRPGPIRQRARAAIAQVTNRRKE encoded by the coding sequence ATGACCGAGGATATCCTCGCCCTCGTGCCGGTCTACGGGCTGGTCGTGCTGGCCGTGGGCACGTTCCTGTCCTGCCTCGCCCTGCCGGTGCCCAGTTCGCTGCTGATGCTGTCGGCCGGGGGGTTCGCCGTTTCGGGCGATCTGGTCTTGTGGCAGGCCGCTGCCGCCGCATTGACGGGCGCGATCCTGGGCGATCAGCTCGGCTATCAGATCGGGCGGGCCGGCGGGCGCTATGCGGCCCGCGCCAGCCGGTCGCCGCGCCGCGCGCACCTGATGGAAAAGGCCCGGCGCCAGATCATCGACAACGGCGGGTGGGCGGTGTTCTTCAGCCGCTGGCTGGTTTCGCCGCTGGGACCTTACGTGAATTTCGCCGCCGGGGCCGCAGGGTTGCGCTGGCTCCGCTTTACCCGCGCCAGCGTGGCGGGCGAAATCGTCTGGGTCTCGGTTTATGTCGGACTGGGCGCGCTCTTTGCCGATGACATCGTGGCGCTTGGCCAGTTGCTGGGTGACGTGACGGGCCTGTTGGCTGCACTGGCCGCCTTGGCGGTGCTCGGCCTGTGGCTGCGCGCCGCCCTGCGCCAGCGCGACAAGCTGCGCCCGGGCCCGATCCGCCAACGGGCAAGGGCGGCCATTGCCCAGGTCACAAACCGCCGCAAGGAGTGA
- a CDS encoding vWA domain-containing protein, translating to MFLPFFETLRAARIPVSLREYLSFLEGMSKGLVTYDVDGFYYLARAAMVKDERHLDRFDQAFAHTFGGLEQITADDVLEATEIPREWLEKLAEKHLTEEERAEIAALGGFDKLMETLRERLKEQQGRHQGGNKWIGTAGTSPFGAYGYNPEGVRIGQHESRHRRAVKVWDKREFKNLDGDVELGTRNIKVALKRLRQWARDGAAEELDLDGTIRATAEHGYLDVKTRPERRNAVKVILFLDVGGSMDDHIRVVEELFSAARAEFKHLEYYYFHNCLYESVWRDNRRRWNEQIPTHEVMNTYGSDYKCIFVGDASMSPYEIAFAGGANEHWNEEAGQVWLERARTQWPDHLWINPVPERHWKFTQSIGMIDQIFEGRMVPMTLEGIDRGMRELGR from the coding sequence ATGTTCCTGCCCTTCTTCGAAACCCTGCGCGCGGCGCGCATCCCGGTCAGCTTGCGCGAATACCTGTCTTTCCTCGAAGGCATGTCCAAGGGGCTGGTGACCTATGACGTGGACGGGTTCTATTACCTCGCCCGCGCCGCGATGGTGAAGGACGAGCGCCATCTCGACCGGTTCGACCAGGCCTTTGCCCATACCTTCGGCGGGCTCGAGCAGATCACGGCGGATGACGTGCTGGAGGCGACCGAGATCCCCCGCGAATGGCTGGAAAAACTTGCTGAAAAGCACCTGACCGAGGAAGAGCGCGCCGAGATCGCGGCGCTTGGCGGCTTCGACAAGCTGATGGAGACGCTGCGCGAACGCCTCAAGGAACAGCAGGGCCGCCATCAAGGTGGCAACAAGTGGATCGGCACCGCCGGCACCTCGCCCTTCGGCGCCTATGGCTACAACCCCGAGGGCGTGCGCATCGGCCAGCACGAAAGCCGCCACCGCCGCGCGGTCAAGGTCTGGGACAAGCGCGAGTTCAAGAACCTCGACGGCGACGTGGAACTGGGCACGCGCAACATCAAGGTGGCGCTCAAGCGCCTGCGCCAATGGGCGCGCGACGGCGCGGCCGAGGAACTGGACCTCGATGGCACGATCCGGGCCACGGCGGAACATGGCTATCTCGACGTGAAAACCCGCCCCGAGCGGCGCAACGCGGTCAAGGTGATCCTGTTTCTGGATGTCGGCGGGTCGATGGACGACCATATCCGCGTGGTCGAAGAGTTGTTCAGTGCCGCCCGCGCCGAGTTCAAGCACCTGGAATACTACTATTTTCACAACTGCCTGTACGAGTCCGTCTGGCGCGACAATCGCCGCCGCTGGAACGAACAGATCCCGACCCACGAGGTGATGAACACCTACGGGTCCGACTACAAATGCATCTTCGTGGGCGATGCCTCGATGTCGCCCTACGAGATCGCCTTCGCCGGCGGCGCGAACGAGCATTGGAACGAGGAAGCGGGACAAGTCTGGCTGGAACGCGCGCGCACGCAATGGCCCGACCATCTGTGGATCAACCCGGTGCCCGAGCGACATTGGAAATTCACCCAGTCGATCGGCATGATCGACCAGATCTTCGAGGGCCGCATGGTGCCCATGACGCTGGAAGGCATCGACCGCGGCATGCGCGAGTTGGGCCGGTGA
- the dksA gene encoding RNA polymerase-binding protein DksA codes for MKAEIFLPEDYRPAEDEPFMNERQLEYFRRKLENWKAELLDESRSTVETLQDGTRNIPDVADRASEETDRALELRTRDRQRKLIAKIDSALRRIDEGEYGYCEVTGEPISLKRLDARPIATMSLEAQERHERREKVHRDD; via the coding sequence ATGAAAGCCGAGATCTTTCTGCCGGAAGATTACCGTCCCGCCGAGGACGAACCGTTCATGAACGAGCGTCAGCTCGAATACTTCCGCCGCAAACTGGAAAACTGGAAGGCCGAGTTGCTGGATGAAAGCCGCTCGACCGTCGAGACCTTGCAGGATGGCACGCGCAACATTCCCGACGTGGCCGATCGTGCCTCGGAGGAAACCGACCGCGCGCTGGAGCTGCGCACCCGCGACCGCCAGCGCAAGCTGATCGCCAAGATCGACTCGGCGCTGCGCCGGATCGACGAGGGCGAATACGGCTATTGCGAGGTCACGGGCGAGCCGATTTCGCTGAAACGTCTGGATGCGCGCCCGATCGCGACCATGAGCCTCGAGGCGCAGGAGCGTCACGAGCGCCGCGAAAAGGTCCATCGCGACGACTGA
- a CDS encoding AAA family ATPase: MRFEGTSDYVATEDLTVAVNAAVTLERPLLVKGEPGTGKTELARQVATSLGLPIIEWHIKSTTRAQQGLYEYDAVSRLRDSQLGDERVHDVKNYIRKGKLWEAFVSQGKSVLLIDEIDKADIEFPNDLLQELDRMEFFVYETGETIRAATRPIVIITSNNEKELPDAFLRRCFFHYIRFPDMDVMKQIVEVHFPGIKQQLLTTALTQFYEIREQQGLKKKPSTSEVLDWLKLLLVEDLPPEDLRRDGASALPKLHGALLKNEQDVALFERLAFMARRQR; this comes from the coding sequence ATGCGGTTCGAAGGCACGTCAGACTACGTTGCAACCGAGGATCTGACCGTCGCGGTCAATGCGGCGGTCACGCTGGAACGGCCGCTTTTGGTCAAGGGCGAACCGGGCACCGGCAAGACCGAACTGGCGCGGCAGGTGGCGACCTCGCTGGGGCTGCCGATCATCGAATGGCACATCAAGTCGACGACGCGCGCCCAGCAGGGCCTGTACGAATACGACGCCGTCAGCCGGTTGCGCGACAGCCAGTTGGGCGACGAACGCGTCCACGACGTGAAGAATTACATCCGCAAGGGCAAGCTGTGGGAAGCCTTCGTATCACAGGGCAAATCCGTCCTGCTGATCGACGAGATCGACAAGGCCGATATCGAGTTCCCGAACGACCTGTTGCAGGAACTCGACCGGATGGAATTCTTCGTTTACGAAACCGGCGAGACCATCCGCGCCGCGACGCGTCCCATCGTCATCATCACTTCGAACAACGAAAAGGAACTGCCCGACGCCTTCTTGCGGCGCTGTTTCTTTCACTACATCCGCTTTCCGGACATGGACGTGATGAAACAGATCGTCGAGGTGCATTTTCCCGGCATCAAGCAGCAGCTTCTGACCACCGCGCTGACGCAATTCTACGAGATCCGCGAGCAGCAGGGGTTGAAGAAAAAGCCCTCGACCTCCGAGGTGCTGGACTGGCTGAAACTGTTGCTGGTCGAGGATCTGCCCCCCGAGGACCTGCGCCGCGACGGGGCCAGTGCGCTGCCGAAACTGCACGGGGCGCTGCTCAAGAACGAACAGGACGTCGCCCTGTTCGAGCGGCTCGCCTTCATGGCCCGCCGCCAGAGATAG
- a CDS encoding transglutaminase family protein, with product MRLRIEHTTTYDFDQPVHYGLQQLRLTPKSRAGQAVVTWAMSIEGGSVQTEFNDHHQNRVSLIAFDTDATSVEVRCAGEVETADMHGVVGKHAGFAPLWFFQKSTELTRAGPNVRRLAKGLRDEVAEDLPRLHALSARIIEEVPYEIGTTHAATSAEDAIENGGGVCQDHAHIFVAAARALGYPARYVSGYLMMTDRIHQDASHAWAEAHVDGLGWVGFDVSNGYSPDPRYVRVATGLDYRDAAPISGMHFGGAGEAMAIDIIVQQQ from the coding sequence ATGCGACTTCGGATCGAACACACCACGACCTATGATTTCGACCAGCCGGTGCATTACGGGCTGCAACAGCTGCGGCTGACACCCAAAAGCCGCGCCGGCCAGGCCGTGGTCACCTGGGCCATGTCGATCGAGGGCGGCTCCGTTCAGACCGAGTTCAACGACCACCACCAGAACCGCGTCAGCCTGATCGCCTTCGACACGGACGCGACATCGGTCGAGGTGCGCTGCGCGGGCGAGGTCGAAACCGCCGATATGCACGGGGTGGTCGGCAAGCATGCCGGGTTCGCCCCGCTGTGGTTCTTTCAGAAATCCACCGAGCTGACCCGCGCCGGCCCGAACGTGCGCCGCCTGGCCAAGGGGCTGCGCGACGAGGTGGCCGAGGACCTGCCGCGCCTGCATGCCCTGTCGGCCCGGATCATCGAGGAGGTGCCCTATGAGATCGGCACCACCCATGCCGCCACCAGCGCCGAGGACGCGATCGAGAATGGCGGCGGCGTCTGCCAGGATCACGCCCATATCTTCGTGGCCGCGGCCCGCGCCCTGGGCTACCCGGCGCGCTATGTCTCGGGCTACCTGATGATGACGGACCGTATCCACCAGGATGCCAGCCACGCCTGGGCCGAGGCCCATGTCGACGGGCTGGGCTGGGTCGGGTTCGACGTCTCGAACGGCTATAGCCCCGACCCGCGCTATGTGCGCGTGGCCACGGGCCTCGACTACCGCGATGCGGCCCCGATTTCCGGGATGCATTTTGGCGGTGCGGGCGAGGCAATGGCCATCGACATCATCGTGCAACAGCAGTAG